The following proteins come from a genomic window of Alnus glutinosa chromosome 10, dhAlnGlut1.1, whole genome shotgun sequence:
- the LOC133878947 gene encoding rust resistance kinase Lr10-like, protein MAEIYVAVKILKILMGNGEEFINEVGTMAKIHHVNVILLVGLCANGFRRALVYEFLPNDSLDKFISSTTVKNLILNWDKMQDIAFGIAKGIEYLHQGCDQRILHFDIKPHNVLLDQNFNPKISDFGLAKLCSKDQSAVYMTKARRIIGYIAPEVFSRNFGNVSAKADVYSFGILLLEIVGRRKNVDVTVENTS, encoded by the coding sequence atggctGAAATTTATGTTGCAGTGAAGATCCTGAAGATATTAATGGGAAATGGGGAAGAATTCATAAATGAAGTAGGAACAATGGCTAAGATCCATCATGTTAACGTGATTCTCTTGGTTGGCTTATGTGCTAATGGATTTAGAAGAGCTCTAGTTTATGAGTTCTTACCAAATGATTCACTAGACAAGTTTATATCTTCAACGACTGTCAAGAACCTTATTCTTAATTGGGATAAGATGCAAGATATTGCTTTTGGCATAGCAAAAGGAATTGAATATCTTCACCAAGGATGCGACCAACGAATCCTCCATTTTGACATCAAACCTCACAATGTTTTGCTAGACCAAAACTTCaatccaaaaatttctgattttggtcTTGCCAAGTTGTGTTCAAAGGATCAAAGTGCAGTTTACATGACCAAAGCTAGGAGAATTATAGGTTACATTGCACCTGAAGtgttttctagaaattttggaaatGTGTCTGCAAAAGCagatgtttatagctttggaATATTGTTGCTTGAAATAGTTGGAAGGAGGAAAAATGTTGATGTTACAGTTGAGAACACTAGCTAA
- the LOC133878946 gene encoding uncharacterized protein LOC133878946, whose protein sequence is MADIARKPPQNLDGFMSKAEKYINQEETLRALLGPEQTRPSTSGNPKKKNPRKEERKRVPEEEARPKRDQESLRGHNWTPLNAPIMDVLLEIRRDPTYRKPRPVLANPHSRYADQYCAFHDTTGHRTEACISLRLLIERFIENGKLVRFLADQRTRQDPEPANRPHQNRFHQNQNNPRDDRGRNQERGREPERRPDPRAARERSRSRARPALQENLPEIQTISGGFGGGGESSSARKAYARQLRDFEVYSVQKPPKSRKRDAQVIGFSDDDYAGVSLPHTDALVLSLAIANHKIHRILVDTGSSADILYRSAFEQMKIDRSKVIPARHSLVGFTGEQVLPLGSIELPVTAGMYPRQRTIMVRFLIIDRPSAYNAILGRTALNEFRVVTSTPHLSMKFPTEEGVGVEKGDQRMARECYNTSLKKLPEAARLGEKKKDEEK, encoded by the coding sequence ATGGCTGATATAGCCAGGAAGCCCCCACAGAATTTAGATGGCTTTATGAGTAAAGCCGAGAAGTACATCAACCAGGAGGAGACACTTCGAGCCCTATTGGGACCCGAGCAAACTCGCCCATCCACTTCCGGgaatccaaaaaagaagaatcctcgCAAAGAAGAACGAAAGCGGGTTCCAGAAGAAGAGGCTAGGCCAAAGCGGGATCAAGAGTCCCTAAGGGGTCACAACTGGACACCCCTCAACGCACCCATTATGGATGTTCTCCTGGAGATAAGGCGAGACCCAACGTACAGAAAACCCAGACCGGTGCTCGCAAATCCGCATTCACGATACGCCGACCAGTATTGTGCGTTTCATGATACTACCGGTCATCGCACGGAAGCTTGCATATCCCTGAGACTTCTGATTGAACGCTTCATAGAAAACGGAAAACTTGTCCGTTTCCTTGCAGATCAAAGAACTCGGCAAGACCCGGAGCCCGCCAATCGCCCCCATCAGAATCGGTTCCATCAGAATCAAAACAATCCCCGGGATGATCGAGGAAGAAATCAGGAAAGGGGAAGGGAACCGGAGCGCAGGCCAGACCCTCGGGCTGCACGAGAAAGAAGTAGGAGCCGAGCCAGACCAGCACTGCAGGAAAACCTTCCGGAGATACAGACGATCTCGGGGGGTTTCGGAGGAGGCGGAGAATCTAGCTCGGCGCGGAAGGCATATGCAAGGCAGCTACGGGATTTTGAGGTGTACTCGGTGCAGAAACCTCCAAAATCCCGAAAACGAGACGCCCAAGTGATCGGGTTCTCAGATGATGATTACGCAGGAGTATCACTCCCGCATACCGACGCTCTGGTACTGAGTCTGGCCATAGCCAACCACAAAATACACCGCATCTTGGTTGACACAGGCAGCTCGGCTGACATCCTCTACAGGTCAGCCTTCGAGCAAATGAAGATTGATCGGAGTAAGGTGATCCCGGCGAGACATTCGCTTGTGGGATTCACAGGAGAGCAAGTACTCCCACTCGGGTCCATCGAGCTTCCGGTCACAGCAGGGATGTACCCGAGACAGAGGACGATAATGGTTCGGTTCTTGATAATTGACCGACCATCAGCTTACAACGCCATCCTCGGAAGAACAGCCCTCAATGAATTTAGGGTTGTGACCTCAACGCCTCACCTGAGCATGAAATTCCCCACCGAAGAGGGAGTCGGTGTTGAAAAAGGAGACCAGAGGATGGCCCGAGAGTGTTATAATACAAGTTTGAAGAAGCTCCCGGAAGCTGCGAGACTCGGGGAGAAGAAGAAGGAcgaagaaaaatag